GATGAAAACTTTACCATACTTTACTCAGGACAAAACAATTAGAGGCTTTGATATATGTAACTATGATAAGTGATGCTTATCTATGTAGACAGTATCTCATAGATAATATTCATTACAAGTACACTCTTATCAAAGTAAAACAGTTTAGATTACTAATAAAACTTAATATAAATTTTTCCTGAGTTTATCCTAGATTTTTATTTATCAATTCACCTAGCAAATTTTAATCAAAATATCAGCCCCATCTTTGATAAAAACGTGATACTCAATATAGCAAATTAATTAAAATAAAGTGCAGATATGCAGAGGGTGAGATGATGACAACTCCAACCCAAGAAGAAATCAGATTAGCAGAAGCCCAAAATCAGATAGCCCATTGGCGCAGATGGGGGCCATATTTAAGCGATCGCCAATGGGGAACAGTACGCGAAGACTACAGCCCCAACGGTACAGCCTGGGACTATTTCACCCACGATCAAGCCCGTTCTCGCGCCTACCGTTGGGGTGAAGATGGAATTTTTGGTATTTCTGATAATCATCAACGGCTTTGTTTTGCGATCGCTCTTTGGAATGGTGAAGATTCTATTCTCAAAGAGAGAATTTTTGGTCTAACTGGTAGTGAAGGTAATCACGGTGAAGACGTTAAGGAATATTACTTTTATTTAGACAGCACCCCCACACATTCATATATGAAAGCGCTGTATAAATATCCTCATGCAGCCTTTCCCTACTCCCAATTAGTTGTAGAAAATCAACGCCGAAATCGTCAAGAATCAGAATTTGAACTACTAGATACAGGTGTATTTGATGACAATCGCTATTTTGATGTTTTTGTGGAATATGCCAAGCATTCTGCTGAAGATATTCTCATCCAAATTAAAGTAGTCAACCAAGGTACAGAAGCTAGGACATTGCACCTGTTACCTACCCTCTGGTTTCGCAATACTTGGTGTTGGAATGGAGATGCAGATAAACCGACTTTAAAAGAGATTAAATCAGATCGTAGCTTCAATATCATCGAAGCATCTCACCCAACTTTAGGAAATAGGTGGCTGTATTGTCAAGAAGCAACAGAGGTTCTCTTTACAGACAACGAGACAAATTATCAGCGATTATTTGGTTCTCCCAATACCTCGGCTTATGTTAAAGATGGCATTAATGACTACATTATAAATGGTCAAAAATCAGCAGTAAATCCCGATAAAATTGGGACAAAAGCATCTGCTGATTATGTGTTAACAGTTGGAGCAGGTGAAACTAAAACTATTAAATTGCGGCTTAGTAATGCACCGAATTTAGTTGAGCCATTTGGTAATGAATTTGAGGCAATTTTTAGTCATCGACAACAAGAAGCTGGGGAATTTTATCAACGCATTACTCCATATCCTCTCAGCGAAGATATGCGAAATGTGCAACGACAAGCATTTGCTGGGATGCTGTGGAGCAAGCAATTTTATCACTATATTGTAGAGGATTGGTTGAAAGGCGATCGCAACACACCAACACCCCCAGCAGAACGGCAAAATGGTAGAAATCAAGAATGGTTCCATCTCTACAATGAAGATATTCTTTCTATGCCTGATAAGTGGGAATATCCTTGGTTTGCGGCTTGGGATTTAGCATTCCATACTATTCCTTTGGCAATGATTGACCCAGATTTTGCAAAGTACCAATTGGATGTTCTCACACGGGAATGGTATATGCATCCTAATGGGCAAATCCCTGCTTATGAGTGGGCATTTGGTGATGTTAATCCCCCTGTTCATGCTTGGGCAACTTGGCGCATTTATAAGATTGAACAGAAGATTTATGGGCGAACAGACCGACAGTTTTTAGAACGGGTTTTTCAAAAGCTGATGCTCAATTTTACCTGGTGGGTAAATCGAAAGGATGCTGAGGGGAATAACGTCTTTCAAGGAGGATTTTTAGGATTAGATAATATTGGCGTATTTGACCGCAGTGCATCCCTTCCCACAGGTGGACATATTGACCAATCTGATGGTACTAGTTGGATGGGTATGTACTGTTTAAATATGTTAGCGATCGCTCTAGAATTAGCCAAGACTAATCCTGTTTATGAAGACATTGCTACCAAATTCTTTGAGCATTTTCTCTACATAGCCGATGCGATGAATAAAATTGGCGAAATGGAAGCCAGTTTGTGGAATGAATCAGATGGATTTTACTACGATGTGCTACATTTACATGAACGGCAGATTACCTTAAAAGTCCGGTCAATGGTGGGATTAATCCCCCTATTTGCTATTGAAAGCATTGAACCAGAAACCTTAAAGATGCTTCCTGGCTTTAAGAAACGGCTGGAATGGTTTATCCAAAACCGTCCTGACTTACGGCAAAATGTAGCTTGTATGGAAACAAAAGGAATTGGTGCTAGAAGATTATTAGCAATTGTTTCACGGGATAAATTAAGAAGTATTCTGCAAAAAATGCTGGATGAAAGTGAGTTTTTTAGTCCTTATGGTATTCGCGCAGTTTCCAGATTTCATGCTGAACATCCCTATACTTTTGATGTTAATGGTTCACAATTTCGTGTAGATTATGAACCTGCTGAATCTAGCAGTGGTTTATTTGGTGGTAATTCTAACTGGCGCGGCCCTATTTGGTTTCCGGTGAATTTCTTACTAATTGAATCTTTGCAAAAATTCTATTATTACCTGGGCGATGATTTCAAGGTGGAATGTCCTACCGGCTCTGGTAAGATGATGACACTTTGGCAAGTTGCATGTGAATTATCTCAAAGATTAACTAGAATTTTCTTGCAAAATTCCTCTGGTCAACGTCCTGTTTATGGTGGGATACAGAAGTTTCAAAATGACCCGTACTGGCAGAATTTAATCTTATTCCATGAGTATTTTCATGGTGATAATGGAGCCGGAATTGGAGCCAGTCATCAAACTGGATGGACAGGTTTAGTTGCTCAACTTATTCAGCAATTTGGTGAATATGAAGCACAACATCAGGAACCAAAAATTGAGCAGGATAAAAAGGCGATCGCCATAGCATAAATCCGCCTAAATCACTGCTTTCATAACAGGAGATCGGGCTATAAGTCAATACCGTTCAGAATGAGCAACAAAATACTTGTAGAGACGGCGATTTATCGCGTCTCGAAAACCCAAAATTGTTACCAGTAGCCCTTAAATGAACCGTATTGGGCTATAAGTCTGTATCTCAAGCTTTTCTATATAGCGATTCTCATTGATGTGAGGCACACCCGTAGGGGCAATTCATGAATTGCCTCTATACCTTGCAATTTAACATTGTACTGCATTTGAATGGGAATCGCTATATCTCAATACAAAAATAACTCAAGGAGAGCAATAAATTGAGGATTCAACAAAAAGAACATTCTCGCTTTCGCTGGATTAATTTACATTCGTCTCAACTATCAATTCAGGAAGACACAGATATTATTCAAGGACTAAGCAATCAACCTAAAACCTTACCATGCCGTTACTTATACGATGACCAAGGATCAGAACTATTTGAGCAAATTTGTGAACTGCCAGAATACTATCCAACTCGCACCGAGCAAGCAATTTTAGAAACATCTGCCCTAGAAATCGCCCAAATGACAGGTTTATGTACCTTGATAGAACTAGGTAGTGGTAGTTCTCGCAAAACTCGCCTGTTGTTAGATGCATACAGTCAATTTCAACAAGAACTGCAATATTTCCCCATTGATGTTAGTGCCGGAATTCTTCAAACTACTGCTTTAGATTTGCTTCATCAGTACCCGAAATTAAACCTTTGCGGTTTAGCAGGAACTTACGAACAAGCGCTAGCACAGCTTCCACCTGCTGAATTTGAGAATCGAATGTTAATTTTTTTGGGGAGTACGCTAGGGAATTTAAATGAGCAAGAATGTAACGACTTTCTCACTCAAATTCAACGAGCATTGAAACCTGGAGAATTCTTTTTATTTGGGGTGGATTTGCAAAAGCCAATAGAAATTATCGAGGCAGCTTATAATAATTCCCAATCTATAACAGCAGCTTTTAATTTAAATACTTTGCACCATCTCAATCGACGCTTTCAAGGTAATTTTGAAGTCAACCAATTTGAACATTGGGCTTTCTACAACCCAGTAGCTCACCAAATTGAAATGCATCTACGAAGTCTCAAAAATCAAACAGCAGTCCTAGAAGCTTTGGATTATCAGGTTTCTCTCCAGTCTGGGGAAACAATTCGTACCGAAATATCCCGCAAATTTCATCTACCAACTTTAGTTTCTGTTTTAGAGAATCATGCACTCCAGCCATTACAAATCTGGTCAGATCCTCAAGGTTGGTTTGGGTTAATATTATGCCAACGTCAGATTACAACTCATGAATATCTATAAGCAGAAAAATACTTCTGCCCAAAGTTTTTATCGCCGAGTTGGGTTTGAAGATTGCTATCTAATGACAAAATAGCTGAATAAACTCGGTTCTTCGTCTATTAAATAAAGGAGTTCACAACCTCATGTCAATTCATAATTTTACTCCCTCCCGTCAGTTATTACGCAACTTGTCCATCATTTCGCTGACTTTTGTACTCCTATACGGTGCATCTCGTGTGATGCTTTCTGCTCCCGCCACTGATATCTCGAATGCTGCACCGCAGGGAAAGCAAGTAGCGGTTTTCGCTGGTGGCTGCTACTGGGGAATGGAAGCGGTTTTTGAGCATCTATTAGGTGTTTCTGATGTTGTTTCTGGCTTTTCTGGGGGTGATGCAAGAACCGCAGACTACACACTTGTCAGTGCTGGATTAACTAATCATGCTGAATCAGTGAAAATCACCTACGATCCATCAAAAATATCATATAACCAGCTTCTCAAGGTCTACTTTTTGGTAGCCCATAACCCAACAGAGTTAAATCGACAAGGGCCCGACTCAGGTAAGCAATATCGTTCGGCGATCTTTTTTGCTAACGATGAGCAGAAACAGGCCGCACAAGAATATATTGCTCAACTCAACAAATCGCGAGTCTTCGACAAGCCGATTGTGACAGAATTAGATCCTTTGAAAGGTTTTTATCAGGCTGCGGCATACCATCAGAATTATATAGTGCATCATCCGAGCGATCGCTATGTGGTAGTGAATGACTTGCCGAAACTGGCTAAACTTCAAGCAAAGTTCCCTGATATGTATAGCAAGTAAGGGGATTTACAGCATTCGACTTTTAACATCCCCTTGAACCAGTGAAAGATTAGCCTATCCTGTAAGACGCTCGTCCATGCTTCTCCAGATATTGCTGATGATACTTTTCCGCTCTATAGAATTGTGATGCAGGTAAAATCTCCGTCACAATTGGATTTTTGTGATAGCGAGAACTATTTTCAAGCTGCTCCTTGGAGGCTCTTACTAATAATTCCTGCTCTGGAGTGTGGAAAAATATCACCGACCGATATTGATAACCAACATTTAGCTCCTCGTGGTTTGATGCTGTGGGATTGTGCTTATTCCAAAACACATTTAGCAGTTGATCGTAAGATACTATTGCTGGATTGTATTCCACTTCCACTGCTTCAGCATGTCCAGTTTTGCCTCTACAGACATCTTCGTAGGTTGGATTATCAAGGTGTCCGCCACTGTAACCAACTGCTGTAGAAGTTACTCCTTTTACTTGACGAAATGCTGCTTCAACTCCCCAGAAACAGCCTGCTCCAAATGTCGCTTTTTGTAGATTAGCGTTTTGCATATTTTTGATAACTATTTTGTGATAATTTTAAATGAAACTCATCAAATCAGACAGATACTTTATAAGTAAATATTTTCTAAATCCTGCCTGATTTATTTTAATTATTACAATTACAGATTATCCTGATACGAGTATGATATAAAGCTGAATATTATCTAAGAATTGGAAAAAATAGTTAAATCTAAAATTAATATACTACTACAGTACG
The Nostoc punctiforme PCC 73102 genome window above contains:
- a CDS encoding MGH1-like glycoside hydrolase domain-containing protein produces the protein MTTPTQEEIRLAEAQNQIAHWRRWGPYLSDRQWGTVREDYSPNGTAWDYFTHDQARSRAYRWGEDGIFGISDNHQRLCFAIALWNGEDSILKERIFGLTGSEGNHGEDVKEYYFYLDSTPTHSYMKALYKYPHAAFPYSQLVVENQRRNRQESEFELLDTGVFDDNRYFDVFVEYAKHSAEDILIQIKVVNQGTEARTLHLLPTLWFRNTWCWNGDADKPTLKEIKSDRSFNIIEASHPTLGNRWLYCQEATEVLFTDNETNYQRLFGSPNTSAYVKDGINDYIINGQKSAVNPDKIGTKASADYVLTVGAGETKTIKLRLSNAPNLVEPFGNEFEAIFSHRQQEAGEFYQRITPYPLSEDMRNVQRQAFAGMLWSKQFYHYIVEDWLKGDRNTPTPPAERQNGRNQEWFHLYNEDILSMPDKWEYPWFAAWDLAFHTIPLAMIDPDFAKYQLDVLTREWYMHPNGQIPAYEWAFGDVNPPVHAWATWRIYKIEQKIYGRTDRQFLERVFQKLMLNFTWWVNRKDAEGNNVFQGGFLGLDNIGVFDRSASLPTGGHIDQSDGTSWMGMYCLNMLAIALELAKTNPVYEDIATKFFEHFLYIADAMNKIGEMEASLWNESDGFYYDVLHLHERQITLKVRSMVGLIPLFAIESIEPETLKMLPGFKKRLEWFIQNRPDLRQNVACMETKGIGARRLLAIVSRDKLRSILQKMLDESEFFSPYGIRAVSRFHAEHPYTFDVNGSQFRVDYEPAESSSGLFGGNSNWRGPIWFPVNFLLIESLQKFYYYLGDDFKVECPTGSGKMMTLWQVACELSQRLTRIFLQNSSGQRPVYGGIQKFQNDPYWQNLILFHEYFHGDNGAGIGASHQTGWTGLVAQLIQQFGEYEAQHQEPKIEQDKKAIAIA
- the egtD gene encoding L-histidine N(alpha)-methyltransferase, with the protein product MRIQQKEHSRFRWINLHSSQLSIQEDTDIIQGLSNQPKTLPCRYLYDDQGSELFEQICELPEYYPTRTEQAILETSALEIAQMTGLCTLIELGSGSSRKTRLLLDAYSQFQQELQYFPIDVSAGILQTTALDLLHQYPKLNLCGLAGTYEQALAQLPPAEFENRMLIFLGSTLGNLNEQECNDFLTQIQRALKPGEFFLFGVDLQKPIEIIEAAYNNSQSITAAFNLNTLHHLNRRFQGNFEVNQFEHWAFYNPVAHQIEMHLRSLKNQTAVLEALDYQVSLQSGETIRTEISRKFHLPTLVSVLENHALQPLQIWSDPQGWFGLILCQRQITTHEYL
- the msrA gene encoding peptide-methionine (S)-S-oxide reductase MsrA, yielding MSIHNFTPSRQLLRNLSIISLTFVLLYGASRVMLSAPATDISNAAPQGKQVAVFAGGCYWGMEAVFEHLLGVSDVVSGFSGGDARTADYTLVSAGLTNHAESVKITYDPSKISYNQLLKVYFLVAHNPTELNRQGPDSGKQYRSAIFFANDEQKQAAQEYIAQLNKSRVFDKPIVTELDPLKGFYQAAAYHQNYIVHHPSDRYVVVNDLPKLAKLQAKFPDMYSK
- the msrA gene encoding peptide-methionine (S)-S-oxide reductase MsrA, producing MQNANLQKATFGAGCFWGVEAAFRQVKGVTSTAVGYSGGHLDNPTYEDVCRGKTGHAEAVEVEYNPAIVSYDQLLNVFWNKHNPTASNHEELNVGYQYRSVIFFHTPEQELLVRASKEQLENSSRYHKNPIVTEILPASQFYRAEKYHQQYLEKHGRASYRIG